Proteins encoded in a region of the Zea mays cultivar B73 chromosome 4, Zm-B73-REFERENCE-NAM-5.0, whole genome shotgun sequence genome:
- the LOC100284577 gene encoding NAD-dependent epimerase/dehydratase family protein (The RefSeq protein has 3 substitutions compared to this genomic sequence), translating to MPGGVVDAAAKGVRLERHAALLRRAAGAKQLVSASSQLLFRATVLATLALVVLFAVHYPSMLSRSFSLSAAPASGASSSRSRHSHRSLLGSRPASRWSAAWEREVRRSAAPRRDGALSVLVTGAAGFVGAHCSLALRARGDGVVGLDNFNAYYDPSLKRARQRLLASRGVAVVDGDVNDAALLERLLASVRFTHVLHLAAQAGVRHAMRAPQAYVASNVAGLVALFEAAARHADPQPAVVWASSSSVYGLNTQAPFSEEHRTDRPASLYAATKKAGEAIAHAYNHIYGLSITGLRFFTVYGPWGRPDMAYFSFARSIVAGEPVTLFRAADGSDARRDFTYIDDVVRGCLGALDTAGRSTGSRSGRKRGPAPLRVYNLGNTSPVPVTRMVAILEKLLGKKAIKRVVTMPANGDVPFTHANVSHAARDFGYRPATSLEACLRHFVDWFVRYYKVDIRGGNVLAGKTAKRKSMAMSSAS from the coding sequence ATGCCGGGCGGCGTGGTGGACGCGGCCGCCAAGGGCGTGAGAATGGAGCGGCACGCGGCGCTGCTGCGGCGCGCGGCGGGGGCCAAGCAGCTGGTGTCGGCGTCGTCACAGCTGCTCTTCCGCGCCACCGTGCTCGCCACGCTGGCGCTAGTCGTCCTCTTCGCCGTGCACTACCCGTCCATGCTCTCCCGCTCATTCAGCCTCTCCGCAGCGCCCGCGTCCGGCGCCTCGTCCTCGCGGTCGCGGCACTCGCACCGGAGCCTGCTGGGCTCGAGGCCGGCGTCGCGCTGGAGCGCCGCGTGGGAGCGGGAGGTGCGGCGCAGCGCCGCGCCGCGGCGGGACGGGGCGCTGTCGGTGCTGGTCACGGGCGCGGCGGGCTTCGTGGGCGCGCACTGCTCGCTGGCGCTCCGCGCGCGCGGCGACGGCGTCGTCGGCCTCGACAACTTCAACGCCTACTACGACCCGTCCCTGAAGCGCGCGCGGCAGCGGCTGCTGGCGTCCCGCGGCGTGGCGGTGGTGGACGGCGACGTCAACGACGCGGCGCTGCTGGAGCGGCTGCTCGCGTCGGTGCGCTTCACGCACGTGCTGCACCTGGCCGCGCAGGCCGGCGTGCGGCACGCGATGCGGGCGCCGCAGGCGTACGTGGCCTCCAACGTGGCCGGCCTCGTCGCCCTCTTCGAGGCCGCGGCAAGGCACGCCGACCCGCAGCCGGCGGTCGTgtgggcgtcgtcgtcgtcggtgtACGGGCTCAACACCCAGGCGCCCTTCTCCGAGGAGCACCGCACGGACCGCCCCGCGTCGCTGTACGCGGCCACCAAGAAGGCCGGCGAGGCCATCGCGCACGCGTACAACCACATCTACGGGCTCTCCATCACCGGCCTCCGCTTCTTCACCGTGTACGGGCCGTGGGGCCGCCCCGACATGGCCTACTTCTCCTTCGCCCGCAGCATCGTCGCCGGCGAGCCCGTCACGCTGTTCCGCGCCGCCGACGGCTCCGACGCGCGCCGCGACTTCACCTACATCGACGACGTCGTCAGGGGCTGCCTCGGCGCGCTCGACACGGCCGGCAGGAGCACGGGCTCCAGGTCCGGCCGCAAGCGCGGGCCCGCGCCGCTCCGCGTGTACAACCTCGGCAACACCTCGCCGGTGCCCGTCACCCGCATGGTCGCCATCCTCGAGAAGCTCCTGGGCAAGAAGGCGATCAAGCGCGTCGTCACGATGCCAGCCAACGGGGACGTGCCGTTCACGCACGCCAATGTCAGCCACGCCGCGCGCGACTTCGGCTACCGCCCCGCCACCTCGCTCGAGGCCGGCCTCCGCCATTTCGTCGACTGGTTCGTCAGGTACTACAAGGTCGACGTCAGGGGCGGGAATGTCCTCGCCGGCAAGACCGCCAAGAGGAAATCCATGGCCATGTCCTCAGCATCGTGA